Proteins encoded by one window of Ursus arctos isolate Adak ecotype North America unplaced genomic scaffold, UrsArc2.0 scaffold_22, whole genome shotgun sequence:
- the FAM181B gene encoding protein FAM181B, producing MAVQAALLSTHPFVPFGFGGSPDGLGGAFGALDKGCCFEDDETGTPAGALLAGAEGGDVREATRDLLSFIDSASSNIKLALDKPGKSKRKVNHRKYLQKQIKRCSGLMGAAPPGPPSPGAADTPAKRPLAAHGAQTVAVPPHGKAAPRREASQAAAAASLQSRSLAALFDSLSHVPGGDERAGGSAAAPVAGLGGAGAGGSGGDAAGPVGGTAVPGARKVPLRARNLPPSFFTEPSRAGGGGCGPSGPGVSLGDLEKGAEAVEFFELLGPDYGAGTEASVLLAAEPLDVFPTGAAVLRGPPELEPGLFEPPPAMVGSLLYSESWSAPGCPPTKKPPLAAPRGGLTLNEPLRPLYPSAADSPGGEDGPGLLASFAPFFSDCALPPPPPPHQVSYEYSAGYSRTAYSSLWRPDGVWEGAPGEEGAHRD from the coding sequence ATGGCGGTGCAGGCGGCGCTCCTCAGCACGCACCCCTTCGTCCCCTTCGGCTTCGGGGGCTCCCCGGACGGGCTGGGGGGCGCCTTCGGAGCCCTGGACAAGGGCTGCTGTTTCGAGGATGATGAGACCGGGACACCAGCCGGCGCGCTGCTGGCGGGCGCCGAGGGCGGGGACGTGCGCGAGGCCACCCGCGACCTGCTCAGCTTCATCGACTCGGCGTCCAGCAACATCAAGCTGGCATTGGACAAGCCCGGGAAGTCGAAGCGGAAGGTGAACCACCGCAAGTACCTGCAGAAGCAGATCAAGCGCTGCAGCGGCCTCATGGGCGCCGCGCCCCCCGGCCCGCCCTCTCCAGGCGCAGCCGACACTCCGGCCAAGCGGCCGCTCGCTGCCCACGGCGCCCAGACGGTCGCGGTCCCGCCCCATGGCAAGGCTGCCCCCCGGCGGGAGGCGTCGCAGGCCGCGGCGGCCGCCAGCCTGCAAAGCCGAAGTCTGGCCGCGCTCTTCGACTCGTTGAGCCACGTCCCTGGGGGCGACGAGCGGGCCGGGGGCTCGGCTGCAGCGCCCGTGGCCGGGCTCGGTGGAGCGGGCGCTGGGGGCTCGGGAGGGGACGCGGCCGGCCCCGTCGGCGGTACGGCGGTCCCCGGCGCCAGGAAGGTCCCGTTGCGGGCCCGCAACTTGCCCCCGTCCTTCTTCACCGAGCCGTcccgggcgggcggcggcggctgtGGCCCGTCGGGGCCCGGCGTGAGCTTGGGCGACTTGGAGAAGGGCGCGGAAGCCGTGGAGTTCTTCGAGCTGCTGGGGCCCGACTACGGCGCCGGCACCGAGGCGAGTGTCTTGCTCGCCGCGGAGCCTCTCGATGTGTTTCCCACGGGAGCCGCCGTCCTGCGGGGCCCCCCGGAGCTGGAGCCCGGGCTCTTTGAGCCGCCACCCGCGATGGTGGGGAGCCTACTGTATTCCGAGTCCTGGAGCGCCCCGGGCTGCCCCCCGACCAAGAAGCCGCCCCTCGCCGCCCCCCGCGGCGGCCTGACCTTGAACGAGCCCTTGCGCCCCCTGTACCCCTCTGCCGCGGACTCTCCCGGAGGCGAGGACGGGCCCGGCCTTTTGGCGTCTTTCGCCCCCTTCTTCTCAGACTGCGCActgcccccgccgccgccgccgcatcAGGTGTCCTACGAATACAGCGCGGGCTACAGCCGCACGGCTTACTCCAGCCTCTGGAGACCGGACGGCGTTTGGGAAGGGGCGcccggggaggagggggcgcACCGGGACTGA